One Heteronotia binoei isolate CCM8104 ecotype False Entrance Well chromosome 3, APGP_CSIRO_Hbin_v1, whole genome shotgun sequence genomic window, AGCAGAGAAAAGTACTTTGGTTCAAAAATTACCAGGGTtatctgtgatacccaagtattTTGATCTCACGGTATTTAACATAGTTATTTATATTTGACCAGTGTATCAGTTAGAATATgcttaaaacttaaaacaaatcCCCTGGAATTGTTGTATATTAAGTATATATTTGAGCTACATCCATAGAATCACTACAGATGGGAATGACAGGTGCCTATATTAGTAGGACTATGCTCATCATGACCCACCCCCATCCCAAAATTCTTATGCCTGAAGAGATCAGAGAAGCATAAACGAAAACTAAATGATGGGCAATATCTACTCATACAGAGAAGATAAATGAAAGTTTAAGGCATGCGATAGGGATATCTTGTCAAGCGATTGTTTCATTTTACTTCattaataccccacccttctcctcaGAGGGAAACCAGAGCAACTTacatcctcctctcctccattttatcctctcaacaaccccaTGAGATGGGTTCGGCTAAGAGAGTGTGACCAGGCCATGATCGCCCAGCAAACTGCCATGGCAGAGTGATTATTCGAATCTGGATCTCCAAGATCACACTCCGACActgtaactactacaccatgctggttcctACAGTGCCTTTGAGCAACTTGGTTGTCTAACCAGCAAATGAGAGAACCTTACAAACTTATGAACATTTgtctgggaataagccccattgaataaacctGAGAACAAACCTGCATAGGATGGCACTGACTTCTCATAAACAGTGTCCAAGATCAGGATGAAGATATAGACTATGTAAAATTCAGCCCAAATTATTAATATATTTGTACCCCTATaatggaaagagccccgtggcgcagagtggaaaagctgcagtactgcagtcctaagctctgttcacgacctgagttcgatccccgtggaagctgggttcaggtagccagctcaaggttgactcagccttccatccttccaaggttggtaaaattagttgccagcttgctggggggggaagtgtagatgactggggaaggcaatggcaaaccaccccgtaaaaagtctgccatgaaaacgttgtgaaagcaacgtcaccccagagtcggaaaagactggtgcttgcacaggggactacctttacctttttacccctATACTATGtatgcagtaattcagaacacCATGTTGCATATTTTAATTATTAAATGGAATTAGCTCTGGACAAGTTGTGTTTTGCTAAAGTGACTTCATTGGTCATTTGACACCCAATACTAGATTTATGAATCATGTTAAATCTGTGTataaaaatgtaaaacaaaatTAACAATTTTGAATCTAAAGTCCTCATCTCCCAGAAAGAGTTAAAAAACAGCTGCTTGCTGTACCTGAACCGGATATTTAATAACTTTTCATTGGTAAGAAACTGTAAGCCATTCCCCCAAACCCTGTCTAACTTAGGAGAAAGGTTCTAGACACATGTTCAGTCATACAAGTTTAATATTAACTCACTGAAAACAATTACACACACACCAGATAACCATGTCTAAAGCCTGTAAATGTCAACGGACAGCTCCACAGAGCAAAAGAATGACAAATGTCAATTACCAGAAGTAAAGAAAGCATTTAGAACTCTACAATACAACTCTATCAGAATAGCAATTCAAATTCAAGTGGCAACTTCCTATACTATTTTATAATTCCACCTTTAATTAGTAAAGCTTAATTTTCAGAATCATCATTCTTCACCATATAGCTGCACACCAGAGAAAAAGCAATACACAGCAGGTGTTGTCCTTATTAGATGATGGTTCACTTCATGTCAGTTGACCAATCAGGTGCACAACAATGGGAGCCAAATTCACACACTGATCTAAACGATGACTGAAATTCAAAGTTGTACAAAACTCTTAATAAGGTCAAATAGAGGGTGCCTTCATTCACTTCAATGCTGGGGGATATTCTATGCTCACAAAATAGTGGGCTAGATCCCACAATTTCTCCTGATGTAAAGGGCCAATTTCTGTTGATTTCCCTTCCCCATGGAAGACCTCTGACTCCCTCCTTAGGCTGTCCCTTGGGGCATTTGGGGCTGTGGTGGGAGGCAATAAAGCTGTCTTCCATTGACAAAATTTTTTTTTCAGTCAGCAGAAATGTTCAGCAGGACCCAAGCTAACGCGCTTGGTCAGGACAAATGCCTCCTTGGTTTATAAATGAGGgcagtataaataaaaaaaaaaaattaaagcaaattAATTTGTAACTCTGGCACTTATGCCATCCATTCTGAGGTGATACTTTCCCTCGATCATTTATATGAAGGTGAAGAAGTGTTTCCAGCTTTCCTTGCCCATGGAACAGAAACCCTTTAAAATCAAAGAGGGTTTAGGAAGCGTTTAAAAAGACAATGCAAAGGTTTTTCATGTACACACAATGCATATTTATCTATGTTAATCAAAGGGTGATGTTTCTAACAGTGCCATTCTAATCAGAGTGAGATTCTCCTAAGTCTCTTGACTTCTAATGACTTAGGCATTGTCAAAACTTGTGCTAAACACAGATTACAACCATCAGAGGAGAGTTTAATTAGGGAGGGAGAAAAACAGTAAAGAACtatgcaatcttttttttttttacatgacaATTTCAGGTGGACATCTCCACCATTCTGTGTTTAATGACATTCCTGCCTTAACACAGCACATATTCTTCATCACTTGCTGGACTGCTTTTCATACTTCTCCTGTGTGTGCTGATTCCTGTTCCGATGTCTCGGAGGTGAACGGCTGACTCTCCTCCTAGCCCGAAAGCTAGGCGTGTAAGGGTGCAATCTGTGTCTCTTTGGTTTCATTTCTTCCCTGCTCAGGCTTGGTTTGGATTCCTTTTCATCTTCCTCAGGCTTCTGTCCCTGCTCTGGCTCTTTCGTGGACTGTAACGTGTTCTTAATAGTATTGATAAGAAATCTTTTGTTTGTGCTGGCTAGAGGGCACTTCATCCTGTACAGATAGAAAACACACACATGAATACCTGAGAACTCTAAAAGTAGTGGACACCAGCATCAATTTAAGCAACTCAACTTTGCTGGCTTTTGGCTTTCCTTGTATGCCACCTAGTGTAAACTTGGAGTAAAGAAAGAATCAAGATGTGCCAAAATTAACATGTGTCTAACACTTTAAAGGCTAACAATGTTTTACTCCAGCATAAGGTTTCATAGGAGCATACTCCTGCAGATGCAATGTGCTTCTTTTTTTACAGGGGCTACCTATCTTAAACCTGAActaaatagcccaggctagcccgatcttgtcagatctcagaagctaaccagaaTTGTTATTAGATGTTATTAGGTTATTAGATggcagaccaccaaagaataccagggttgtgatgtggaggcaggcaatggcagacagcctctgaatgtctcttgccttgagaatccTACATGgccgccataagtcagctgtgatttgacagcactttccaccaccaccagctaGCTTAGCATAAGTAGTTAATGGCCACTATATTTTTATTGATAGATTTGAATCTTATGTAACTAAATTTCTGACCCCTTTAAGCCTGTGTTTTTCCTACATAAGATGACTGTGATGACCCATACATTGCATCTGAACAAGAGGGCTGCAGTTATGCCAGAATACAATTTTACTGTCATGGTGCCACAAGTCACAAGCTTGCCTCAAAGGACTCACCGTGCAATCCTAAGGATACTTGTCTGCAAGTAAGCCTCACTAAATAAACCTACGTAAGCTTGTTCTCATGTCAAGGTGTGGGTCTTTTATCAAAGGCTTTAAAACAAAGACCAAATAGCCAGGTTTCTATATTAAAAGAAAACAGTTATTGATGACTACACAAAAACCTGCCATCACATCCAAAGAATAATTTGAGCACATTAAGGAACCACGGAGTTGGTTCTTTGTGGGTGATGCTTCAAACTCcagtaattttaaaaaaggatcaaAAGACTGGGCTTTCAAAT contains:
- the POLR1D gene encoding protein POLR1D produces the protein MAEDSELERKAVEELLKEAKRGKTRAETMGPMGWMKCPLASTNKRFLINTIKNTLQSTKEPEQGQKPEEDEKESKPSLSREEMKPKRHRLHPYTPSFRARRRVSRSPPRHRNRNQHTQEKYEKQSSK